The proteins below are encoded in one region of Mesoplasma melaleucae:
- a CDS encoding APC family permease, producing MNTRKTKTKTFEFLTLFVMVIGTVIGSGIYMKNSELLNQTNNPIIALILWTFVGVICIMSMVVFIEISSSTKHFGNGTLGNWAKIFINRKTASFFSIMYGWVYIPSTQSVFIAGAVNYLLLAIGAPILPYQQLIIYLLVGISIFITCTVLSVYKRFINQRIQVIGIIIKFVPLLIAFIAGFILIDKTGGSSAMWPSDGNAYGWSPVLFLGGFGGILFAFDGYVYIANAQKTATNKDVVPKALFAGMIFVAIFYVLMALSLFLGSPDGSIVKLFEKMLGGKESNVARIISNLILMTICLLGSSIFVDIAIVDLASDANNKTIYTKKRAMSYQEAGFIQFLIFIVAYTFLITIGICTKREGWDGINSAVGSQSVTFIENLLNKPADYINWFSSGTSALVFIMVLAVMIAGVVNRFTKKVKVEQTKLFMVCGIISSFFMTIFILFGIIAFIWEPKNIAKNDWGITQSGMWFLIILVISLSINLIVFLIQEYKFKKDPYLEGWDGEINPDIIVKDNLSIKKDLIILKNKVFKRKIK from the coding sequence ATGAATACAAGAAAAACAAAAACAAAAACGTTTGAATTCTTAACTCTTTTTGTCATGGTAATTGGAACTGTTATTGGTTCTGGAATATACATGAAAAATAGTGAACTATTGAATCAAACTAACAACCCTATTATAGCTTTAATACTTTGAACATTTGTTGGGGTAATTTGTATTATGTCAATGGTGGTGTTTATTGAGATTTCATCATCAACAAAACACTTTGGAAATGGTACATTAGGAAACTGAGCAAAAATATTTATTAATCGAAAAACAGCATCATTCTTTTCAATTATGTATGGATGAGTTTATATACCAAGTACACAAAGTGTCTTTATTGCTGGAGCTGTTAATTATCTACTATTAGCAATCGGAGCACCAATCCTTCCATATCAACAATTAATTATTTATCTATTAGTAGGAATTAGTATTTTTATTACTTGTACTGTTCTTTCAGTTTATAAAAGATTTATTAACCAAAGAATTCAAGTAATTGGAATTATCATTAAGTTTGTTCCATTATTAATTGCTTTCATTGCTGGGTTTATTTTAATTGATAAAACAGGTGGAAGTAGTGCTATGTGACCAAGTGATGGTAATGCATATGGTTGATCACCAGTGCTATTCTTAGGTGGTTTTGGTGGAATTCTATTTGCCTTTGATGGTTATGTATATATTGCAAATGCCCAAAAAACTGCAACTAATAAAGATGTTGTACCTAAAGCTTTATTTGCTGGAATGATCTTTGTAGCAATCTTTTATGTATTAATGGCTTTATCATTATTTTTGGGATCACCAGATGGATCAATTGTTAAGTTATTTGAAAAAATGTTAGGTGGTAAAGAAAGCAATGTTGCTAGAATTATTTCTAATTTAATTTTAATGACTATCTGTTTATTAGGTTCAAGTATCTTTGTGGATATTGCAATTGTTGATTTAGCATCTGATGCAAACAATAAAACTATTTATACTAAGAAAAGAGCTATGAGTTATCAAGAAGCAGGATTTATTCAATTCTTAATTTTTATTGTTGCTTATACTTTCTTAATTACAATTGGTATTTGTACAAAAAGAGAAGGTTGAGATGGAATTAACTCTGCTGTTGGATCACAAAGTGTTACATTTATTGAAAACCTGTTAAATAAACCAGCTGATTATATAAATTGATTTTCTTCTGGAACTAGTGCATTAGTATTTATTATGGTATTAGCTGTAATGATTGCTGGGGTTGTTAATCGTTTTACAAAAAAGGTAAAAGTTGAACAAACTAAATTATTTATGGTTTGTGGAATCATTTCTTCATTCTTTATGACTATTTTCATTTTATTTGGAATAATAGCCTTTATTTGAGAACCAAAAAATATTGCTAAGAATGATTGAGGAATTACTCAATCTGGAATGTGATTCTTAATTATCTTAGTTATTTCATTATCAATTAATTTAATTGTATTTTTAATTCAAGAATATAAATTTAAAAAAGATCCTTATCTTGAAGGATGAGACGGAGAAATTAATCCTGACATTATTGTTAAAGATAATTTAAGTATTAAAAAAGATTTAATAATTTTAAAGAATAAAGTTTTTAAAAGAAAAATTAAATAA